The Flavobacterium psychrophilum genome includes a region encoding these proteins:
- a CDS encoding octanoyltransferase, which yields MNKKVQFSDLGVKDYKETWEFQEKLFQDVLDIKIRNRREELTLETPNYLLFVEHPHVYTLGKSGDIENLLLNEKQLEVKGASFYKINRGGDITYHGPGQLVGYPILDLENFFTDIHKYLRFLEEVIILTLAEYGLNGVRSEGETGVWLDAGTPFARKICAMGVRASRWVTMHGFALNVNANLGYFDNIIPCGIKGKAVATLNAELGVEVVNEEEVKEKVLKHFAALFDAEILQKEKSLHL from the coding sequence ATGAATAAAAAAGTTCAGTTTTCAGACCTTGGGGTTAAAGACTATAAAGAGACATGGGAATTCCAGGAAAAATTATTCCAGGACGTATTAGATATAAAAATAAGAAACAGAAGGGAAGAGCTTACGCTTGAAACACCAAATTATCTACTATTCGTAGAGCATCCACATGTATATACATTGGGTAAAAGCGGTGACATAGAAAATCTGCTTCTCAATGAAAAACAGCTTGAGGTAAAAGGCGCATCATTTTACAAAATAAACAGGGGAGGGGATATAACATATCACGGCCCCGGACAGTTAGTAGGATATCCAATACTTGATCTTGAAAATTTCTTTACAGATATACATAAGTACCTCCGTTTTCTGGAAGAAGTAATTATTCTTACACTTGCAGAATATGGTCTTAATGGAGTTCGCAGTGAAGGTGAAACAGGAGTTTGGCTGGATGCGGGTACTCCGTTTGCCAGGAAAATATGCGCAATGGGTGTGAGGGCTTCACGCTGGGTAACTATGCATGGCTTTGCGCTTAATGTAAATGCAAACCTGGGCTACTTCGATAATATCATACCATGCGGTATAAAAGGTAAAGCGGTGGCAACTTTAAATGCAGAGCTTGGTGTTGAAGTTGTAAACGAAGAAGAAGTAAAAGAAAAAGTGCTTAAGCATTTTGCTGCACTTTTTGATGCTGAAATTCTCCAGAAAGAAAAATCACTACACCTATAA
- a CDS encoding lysyl-tRNA synthetase, producing MQLSEQEIIRREKLDALRNLGINPYPANLYPVDHTSKKVKEEFSEGRKVVVAGRLMSIRVQGKAAFAELQDSEGRIQVYVNRDEICPGEDKTLYNEVFKKLIDLGDFVGFKGELFTTQVGEKSIRVHELTLLSKTLRPLPMPKTDADGKVFDSFSDPELRYRQRYVDLVVNPQVKEVFVKRTKLFNAMRNFFNEKGYFEVETPVLQPIPGGAAARPFVTHHNSLDIPLYMRIANELYLKRLIVGGFDGVYEFSKNFRNEGMDRTHNPEFTAMEIYVAYKDYNWMMEFTENLLEYCAIEVNGTSDVIFGEHQVNFKAPYARVTMTDAIKQFTGFDITGKSEQEIYEAAKGMGIAVDDTMGKGKLIDEIFGEKCEGNFIQPTFITDYPKEMSPLCKEHRDNPELTERFELMICGKEIANAYSELNDPIDQRERFEAQLKLSERGDVEAAQFIDNDFLRALEYGMPPTSGLGIGMDRLIMFLTNNPSIQEVLFFPQMRPEKKQVELTEDEKAVAELLKVSGQLALDALKTQAGLSGKKWDAAMKGLSKHGLVKVTVEGDSKTVEFKG from the coding sequence ATGCAGCTTTCAGAACAAGAAATTATTCGTAGAGAAAAACTGGATGCGCTGAGAAACCTCGGCATCAATCCGTATCCCGCAAACCTTTATCCTGTAGACCACACATCTAAGAAGGTTAAGGAAGAATTTTCTGAAGGCAGGAAGGTGGTTGTTGCCGGTCGTTTAATGTCGATACGAGTTCAGGGTAAAGCCGCTTTCGCTGAACTTCAGGACAGCGAAGGCCGTATTCAGGTTTATGTTAACCGTGACGAGATTTGCCCCGGAGAAGACAAAACCCTTTATAATGAAGTATTTAAAAAACTTATAGATCTTGGTGATTTCGTAGGTTTTAAAGGTGAGCTTTTCACTACTCAGGTAGGTGAAAAATCTATTCGTGTACACGAGCTTACCCTTTTAAGCAAAACCCTTAGGCCATTGCCAATGCCAAAAACTGATGCCGACGGCAAAGTGTTTGACAGTTTTAGCGATCCTGAGCTTCGTTACCGCCAACGCTATGTTGACCTTGTAGTTAACCCGCAGGTTAAAGAAGTATTTGTTAAAAGAACAAAACTGTTCAACGCAATGCGTAATTTCTTTAACGAAAAAGGTTATTTTGAGGTTGAGACACCTGTATTACAACCTATTCCGGGTGGTGCAGCAGCAAGGCCTTTTGTAACACACCATAACAGCCTTGACATTCCTTTATACATGAGGATTGCTAACGAACTATACCTTAAAAGACTTATAGTTGGTGGTTTTGATGGTGTTTATGAATTCTCCAAAAACTTCCGTAATGAAGGTATGGACAGGACACACAACCCTGAATTTACCGCAATGGAAATATATGTAGCCTACAAAGACTACAACTGGATGATGGAATTTACCGAAAACCTTCTTGAGTATTGCGCAATTGAAGTTAACGGTACATCTGATGTTATTTTTGGCGAGCACCAGGTAAACTTCAAGGCACCTTATGCACGCGTAACAATGACCGATGCTATTAAGCAATTTACCGGTTTTGATATTACCGGGAAATCTGAGCAGGAGATATACGAAGCTGCCAAAGGCATGGGCATTGCTGTTGACGATACAATGGGTAAAGGAAAACTTATTGACGAGATTTTTGGTGAAAAATGTGAAGGTAACTTTATACAACCTACATTTATTACTGATTATCCGAAAGAAATGAGCCCGCTTTGTAAAGAGCACCGTGATAACCCGGAACTTACAGAACGTTTTGAACTTATGATATGTGGTAAAGAGATCGCTAATGCATATTCTGAGCTTAACGACCCTATAGACCAGAGAGAACGTTTTGAAGCTCAGCTTAAATTATCTGAAAGAGGTGATGTTGAAGCTGCTCAATTTATTGATAATGATTTCCTTCGCGCACTTGAATATGGTATGCCACCAACATCGGGATTAGGTATTGGTATGGACAGGTTAATTATGTTCCTTACAAACAATCCTTCTATTCAGGAAGTATTGTTCTTCCCACAGATGAGGCCTGAGAAAAAACAGGTTGAACTTACGGAAGACGAGAAAGCGGTTGCAGAACTTCTTAAAGTAAGCGGACAACTTGCCCTTGATGCTCTTAAAACACAAGCTGGTTTAAGCGGTAAAAAATGGGATGCTGCAATGAAAGGCCTTTCTAAACACGGACTTGTAAAAGTTACCGTAGAAGGTGATAGCAAAACAGTTGAATTTAAAGGATAA
- a CDS encoding ribonuclease HII — protein sequence MLSLNFSGFKYETGTDEAGRGCLAGPVTAAAVILPEDFKLDLLNDSKQLSEKIREHLRPLIQEKALCYHVTNIEPEIIDEINILNASIKAMQECIVKLTPIPEYIIVDGNRFKPVNDIPHSCIIKGDGKYLSIAAASILAKTYRDDYMNMIHEEYPMYNWKKNKGYPTMEHREAIRKYGITKYHRKSFRLLPEQMEIDFGFDYSG from the coding sequence ATGCTTTCATTAAATTTTTCCGGCTTTAAATATGAAACTGGCACAGACGAAGCTGGTCGCGGATGCCTCGCCGGCCCTGTAACCGCTGCAGCCGTTATCTTACCGGAAGATTTTAAACTTGATCTTTTAAATGACTCAAAACAGTTATCCGAAAAAATAAGAGAACACCTTCGACCACTAATTCAGGAAAAAGCACTTTGCTATCATGTTACAAATATTGAGCCTGAAATTATAGATGAGATAAATATTCTTAACGCCTCAATAAAAGCGATGCAGGAATGTATCGTGAAACTAACTCCTATTCCGGAATACATCATCGTTGATGGCAACAGATTTAAACCTGTAAACGATATACCGCACAGCTGTATTATTAAAGGAGACGGAAAATACCTGAGCATTGCGGCAGCCTCTATACTTGCTAAAACATACAGGGATGATTACATGAATATGATACACGAGGAGTATCCTATGTATAACTGGAAGAAGAATAAGGGCTACCCAACTATGGAACATCGAGAAGCCATAAGAAAATACGGAATAACCAAATACCATCGCAAATCGTTTCGATTACTGCCGGAGCAAATGGAAATTGACTTTGGTTTTGATTATTCCGGATAA